A window from Gallus gallus isolate bGalGal1 chromosome 7, bGalGal1.mat.broiler.GRCg7b, whole genome shotgun sequence encodes these proteins:
- the LOC121111258 gene encoding uncharacterized protein LOC121111258: MEMPLDWTCPICGQDQDDAAYVTPCLHQLCYGCALWWAKKKDRCAVCGHKIRTIRYSVRSDDDYLECPVPQPTARSGYGLQSEQEPAEPVLLPPELSFPPEIWAAFFQQHPGHLTPLLQWLHQEIRGISVDRWWEMHARLTIILNFLCKYGLDQAVLLRELQPSLQGLTERFVRRLIIIAAALYGPEIRRQQDHRDTGARGGQENSPTATPSPTASQQGLPASGPGCSTSAAGLTAEELPGVLCRVPGNLTAATVPSEEEAQEEPGQAAAAGPSTQSRDRSRGGPRPAPKRKASSSPQDSALPRKRRPQRRR; encoded by the coding sequence ATGGAGATGCCATTAGACTGGACCTGTCCGATCTGCGGCCAGGATCAGGACGATGCGGCCTATGTGACACCTTGTCTCCACCAGCTATGCTACGGCTGTGCGCTCTGGTGGGCAAAAAAGAAGGACAGATGTGCCGTGTGCGGGCACAAGATCAGAACCATCCGATACTCGGTGAGGTCGGATGATGATTATCTCGAGTGTCCTGTCCCGCAGCCCACAGCACGCTCAGGTTATGGCCTGCAGAGCGAGCAGGAGCCTGCAGAGCCGGTGCTCCTGCCTCCTGAGCTCAGCTTTCCACCTGAGATCTGGGCTGCCTTTTTCCAGCAACATCCAGGACACCTCACGCCCCTGCTTCAGTGGCTCCATCAAGAGATCAGGGGGATCTCTGTTGACAGGTGGTGGGAGATGCACGCCAGACTGACCATCATTCTGAACTTCCTGTGCAAGTACGGGCTCGATCAGGCGGTCCTGCTGCGGGAGCTGCAGCCAAGTCTCCAAGGCCTCACGGAGCGCTTTGTGAGGAGGCTCATTATCATCGCTGCAGCGCTGTACGGCCCAGAGATCCGCCGGCAGCAGGATCACAGGGACACTGGTGCCAGAGGGGGACAGGagaacagccccacagccaccccgaGCCCCACCGCCTCCCAGCAGGGGCTTCCCGCCTCCGGCCCGGGCTGCTCCACCAGCGCCGCAGGCCTCACCGCTGAGGAGCTCCCCGGCGTCCTTTGCAGGGTTCCCGGGAACCTCACCGCCGCCACCGTGCCCTCAGAGGAGGAGGCGCAGGAGGAGCCGGGGCAGGCGGCGGCAGCGGGCCCCTCCACCCAGAGCAGGGACCGTTCCCGTGGGGGGCCCCGGCCTGCCCCAAAGaggaaggccagcagcagcccccaggacTCAGCCCTGCCCCGCAAGAGGCGGCCCCAGCGGCGGCGCTAG